The sequence CTGTCAGTCAATATAGTTTAATATGTCATACTTGtctttcagctgttttcattttccaacaATGCCACTTACACTTTGACTCTTGCATCAGAACGCCACACATAGCCAACAGAGATCTCCATTTTGCATTACAACAGTTAGAAaattcaacaaacaaacacatcaccATCTAACCAACCAACGCTTTGGACTATGCAATTTACAGAAGTCGCTACTTGACAAAATCTCTGAAATATCTTTGTCCAGAGCATACATTTATTTCTGATggtttattataatttttataGTTCTCTTAACTCAATACATTTCAAATAtatatcatcacctttttttctccacaaaacTTTATATTATTTGCTAAGTAGACACAGCTCAAATTTacattacatataaaatattataccATAATGACTTATTATATTATGAATATTGATGTGAGGTGATTAGCCCTGTGTCACCCAGTCTGTTGTAGGGTTCTTATTCCATTGTGCATTAGTTTGGTGTATCTTTATATTTCAAAACAAGATCCAGGAGGCTACCTCAGGGCCTGTAAACATGGGATGGAACAGCTGCATTGGAATTTTTACTGAGGATGATTCATTGCACGttctgtaaaaaatgtaaacaataaataaataatgaatttggATAGAGTAGCCACCCACATTCAGGGCTGTTTTGATTACATCCCTGCCAGATTTATTCTTACTGGGCAGGAAGAGTTTTGATGGGTCGAGTGAGTGAGCTCATGTTATTGGTGTTGGAGGAAACTTGAGGGCTCACTGTCTTTGTCGGCAGGCTGCTTGAGTGTCCCATTGATTCTTCTGCTGCACGCAGAAGCAAGGTATAGTTGATAGCTACTTCCTCAACTTTTCTCAACAGCTGCAGCCTTTGGGTTTCTGAACGAACTCCTCTGACCAATTTGATGAAGGTCAGAGTTAGGTCACACAACACTTGAAAGCTGGCTGTGACAACAGCAAGCATACGTGTTGGGCTTTTTTCAACGCTTGCCACTCGCCGACATGATGCTCTGAATTCTTTGAAGCGCACTGCCAGCTCTTGTTTGTACTCTGCAATCCGTGATGGCTGGAGACGAGCCTCACCCTCAGCTTGTGGGCTGTTAGCACACTGACGCAGGATAGCTAGCAACTCATTAGCATCCAACTGGGCATTTAGGAAACCATCAGGCAAGCTGAAAATTTTCCCCTGTAGAGCCTGTACCCGTGCCAGGCTCCCCTCCAATGTACCACAGGCTCTTAGGTCAATTTCTTGTGTTTgtggctcctcctcctcctcctcctcctcctcctcctcttcctctccactgCAGTCCTCTGCATTAAGAACCTGGAGTGTTTTGCTTACTACAGGAAAGGTACGTGAATCCAGCTCCATGCCTGGAAGGACCTGAAGAGGTATGGAGTAAGAGAGCTCATCCTTCTCACTGCTTTCATCTGCTGCCTCACACTTCCTGTAGCAGAAACAGAATGAGCAGCATTTATCCTTGTCATCACTGTCTTCACTAGGCAAGGTCAGCAGCATCTCCCCAGTCCCTTCTTTACTTTCACGCAGTAGCTCCTCCCCCTGAATAAAAAACACACCCTTTTTTCCCTTCCCTTCTGCCTGGTGAGACTGTGTGTGCACGGGCTCTACCGGGGTGGGGAGCCTCAGTCCTGTGGccctcactctctccatctccttctcTAGACTCTTGGCCTTGGGCTTCACCTCAGCATAAACAGGTGTGCTAGTGCTGTTATCCAGTTCTCCAATACTGTATCGCCTCTGGAGCTTCTTATATTGTGGTGCTCCCATGCAATCTGTTTGTGAAGTACAGGTGGGCAAGCAGGAGCCCTGCTCACCCCTTGGCTCCCTTGACTCAAGGCTGGTAGAACGTATTCGTGTAGTCTTGATCTCTAAGGTCTGAGGTCTCCTTGTAGCACCTTGGGTGTGAGGGGCTTTGGAGACTGCTGGAGGGGTCTTCGAGATagttctctctctgcctctgtgctGTGTCTCTGTTGTGGAGCCAACTGGTGTGTCAGGTAGTCGCATGCCCCTACACATTCTCTTACAGTCACAGCTGCGTCGCTGCTCCCTGGAGATACCTGGTGCCTTTAGGACAGGGCTGGTGCGGAGCTGGCAGGCACAAGGAGTGCCTGAGGGCACAGGTGAGGATCCCTGGGGCAAAAATTCCCCCTGGGATGACTTGGGTTTCAGCAGCTCCTCTAAGAACTCTAGCTCATACTGGCGGACCTTCTGCAACTGAGCCCTTCGCTCATCTGTTTCTCTCCGCATTCTTGCTGGGAACGTAGCTGAAAGAAGGTTTCTAAAGCTCAAGAAAGGAGCACTGCGCTGGGACTTCCCCTTACCACTGCTCTGCTTCTTTGAGTCTCTGGCTGGGAGAGTAGAGACCTTATCTACAGAGGGGCTAGGTGTTGTTGGATCATCTAAAATGGGTAAGGATTTTATGGGGCATTTTTGTGACTCAGGATGGGATTTGCCCTGGGCACCCTCAGCCTTGCTTTCagcttcttcttttctctctgatttTACAGGCAAACGAGGGGAATACTTTGTTTGTATTTGAGGACTGGGCTTTGACAAACTAGgatctgctcctcctctcactgcATTTTCTTTACTGTTAGCTAGCTGGAGGCCTTTGGCCCGAAGGCGCTCATCATCTGTGGGGGAGGAGGATTGAAACACCACTACCTTCTGAACCTGTGGATCTTTTATTCTTAATTGAGGCCCAGGCTCCTGTTGCACTGGACATGTGCAGAAAAGGTCGTCAACTGGCAGAAGTTCTGTAGAGCTTGAAGGCTTCATGGTCTCGCTAGAGGCAGTCTCGGCATCTTGGCACATAATAGTTGGGGAAATCTTGGCAGAGGCAGTTCTGTCCACAGGCAAGAGGATAGGTAAGGCTTTGTTGCTAGAGTCTGTGTTAAGAGGTGCTGTTGTCTTCCCTTTTAAGCCCCCAGAAAGATTTTGACTCAGTGTCTCCCCAGAAGAATTTGATAATTTCTGATCTTTACTGACTTGAACTGTCAGTGAAGCATCAGACACTTTAAGTTCTTCAGGTGACTTAGAAGGGGGATCAGTGGTGTTTGCTTTGGCGGACACAGAGTTTGCTTTcatttctgctttctgttcAATCTGAGTGGTGTCTTGATTGCCTCCTTGCTCTGTTACAACACTGAGTATTGCAGAGTCTTGACTGGGGCTCACTTTAAAGGGAACAGTCTTGCTGAGGATTACTTGCTTGGGTGGACAGCCAGCACGAATCTGACCCACAGAGAAGGCCCCAGTCCCTATAGTCTTTGCAGTGCAGCCAGGGATAGCCAGAGGAAAGTCACGGCGGCAGAGGATACGTTCCTTGTTGATATGGTGAGCCAGCAGGTAGGCCTGGTTCTGGTTCTGTTTCATAGCCGACACCATCTCAGAAACATCTGTCAATTCAGAGGAGTTGGTCTCGTGGCCTGAGTCCAATGATGACTCAGGTGTAATGGCAGCTAAGACAATCAGCCCTGAGGAGGAAGGCAACACAGCACACTATTAGGATGatcaagaaacaataaaaatacacacagtaataTTAAATTGTTATATTAGTGTTTTACTTAAGTTATTGAATCAGACATTTGCAGTAGAGTGGATTCACCTtgatcacaaacaaaaaaatagtaCTTCTGGAacaatttcagtttgtttccaAAGTCCTTAAGGGTCAGATTTTAGAGTTTATAGCTCCTCATAAGACTGATCTATGCACTAATGTGCTTCCATCAAAGAACTGTAGCTTTTGCATACTGATGCAGATATGTGTGTGCTTGAGAAATGTGCAAAGATGAGCGCATTTCCTATTCTGACCATGTTCATAAAATTTGTAacaaaaggtttatttttattaatgggagcttgttttttaagttttgaaGACATAAATAATGTTGTGTAATAGTGAGCTGTTGTTGCTTTTCATTTATGTAACACATGCTGTTTTTCAATTGATATGGTCCATAATCTTTCCAGCTTGACTTTCATATTAGACTAGTTTAggttgttcagtttgttttgcatTCCTGTAGGTATGAGGTAGTCTTGAACTCTACCTTAATTCTATGCTGTCTGTGCAGTTATTAGACATTCATTGCTATTTTAAAATCAGGAGATTACAGGATTTCTTTATCATTTCACAAGGAGATTCTCTTTAGTAATAATAAGAAGATGCTGCACTGCAAATGTGCTGTGTAATGTTTACtgataaaaaagtaaattttttATTGGATTAGTTAGATTACTGCTGTTAATTCTGTGAGTGAGATGTGGGCCGTGGCATGACTGAGGCTGTTGACCTGCAGTCTGTGTTGGCTGTTGAGGGTGATGGGGGTAGTCCTCAGAAGCTGCCAAAGCCTCCAGTGCCTGTAAGGTGGACACCAGAGCGTCATCAAGCTCCTGGGCATGATCTCGGACTGTTCTCGTGGCCACGTTATCAATCAGTGTCACAGGCACATCTTCCTTGGCTTGGGGCAGCTTCCCAGAGGCGACCCCTTGGCTGGCATTGATTCGagcctttctccctctctttggATCATCCTCATCTGAACTGTTGTCCCTGAAGCCAGGTGGTGGGGCAGCAATAGCAGGTGGTGGTGGTTGCAGCTTTGCTCCTGCATCATCtgcctcctcctcatcctcctcttcattccCTGGGGGTGGTAGAGCCATGAGATCAACAGCGCCTCCATCTCGGGAGGCACAAGCACTGGAGCAGTATTTCCCCGAGCTACCACTACTGTTCACTGCTGTTGATAGACCCTCTGCCCTGTGCCTGGCTTTGCAAGAGTCACAGAAGTATCGTGAGGTCTTCTGGGATAGACCAAGTGTTAGTGCTCGGATTCTAAATCCTGCATTTTCCACTGGTGGGCTCTCTGAAACCCCAGCTATTTCCTCTGTACTCTGCTGTGTGGGGTCTGACTTGGTGCGGGGCCGCCCAGGGGGCTCTTGAGAAATAAAGTTCTCATTTATGTCAAGTTCAGCCTCAGCGCTTGTTTGGAGCTCCTGAAATTGTTGTTGTTCTCGAAGGTGGACATGACACAGGCCTAGATGCTGAGACTCTGCAGGAACTATGGCCCTTGAAGACCCTGACTCTCTGTGCGAGCCCTCCCTCTCGTCCCCTCGTCGCCCTCCACTTGGTAAGCCGGTTGCCCCAGAACGTGGGTGGGCATGGTGGGAGCTTCTGTAATCTGAGGATAGAATTGTTAGAGCAGTGGAGAGTTTGAGGTGTTAAGAACTTGTGGGAATAGAGAAGATCCAGATGGGAAAGCAGAGTCAACAGCTGGTGGTCACATGGGGattatttgttatttcagaGATGGATGTTGGAAGCTGAAGTTGGTTTGAGGTTTGAGGGTTAGATTCTGGTGGAATGTGATGGTATGATGATCCTTCTTTTATGTGGATTAGAAGTTGAGACAGCAGATGGCAGAGGATCTGTTCATGTTTGAACAAATGTTTGTGATTACAGCAAAAAGTACAGCAAGATGCACTTTAAAACTCCATAATGTTATTATATCTTGGGA comes from Thunnus maccoyii chromosome 8, fThuMac1.1, whole genome shotgun sequence and encodes:
- the frmpd3 gene encoding FERM and PDZ domain-containing protein 3, with the protein product MLKDDSLLLIPNVLKVFLENGQIKSFTFDSRTTVRDVISSLQDRLSLRYIEHFALVLEAGGLDQNQRLHLLQENQPLTHVVHRTYFQGMKCLFRICFFPKDPADLLRRDPAAFEYLYIQSRNDVIKERFGMDWKSDITLRLAALHIYITVSSARPNQKISLKHVEKEWGLEPFLPLTLLPTVKEKNVCKSLSQLLKTYQHPPPSGNKVPPLQGKLQYMRVLNDLPPFGGILFHTVGLDEKQSATTLLVGPRHGISHVIDLKNNLTTVLAEFSRVAKIQLYRESQGVARVEVTIHEAKPLVLLMEWPDASNFACLISGYYKLFVDPKRTIYFRTSGQSQLTKADYRSSHHAHPRSGATGLPSGGRRGDEREGSHRESGSSRAIVPAESQHLGLCHVHLREQQQFQELQTSAEAELDINENFISQEPPGRPRTKSDPTQQSTEEIAGVSESPPVENAGFRIRALTLGLSQKTSRYFCDSCKARHRAEGLSTAVNSSGSSGKYCSSACASRDGGAVDLMALPPPGNEEEDEEEADDAGAKLQPPPPAIAAPPPGFRDNSSDEDDPKRGRKARINASQGVASGKLPQAKEDVPVTLIDNVATRTVRDHAQELDDALVSTLQALEALAASEDYPHHPQQPTQTAGLIVLAAITPESSLDSGHETNSSELTDVSEMVSAMKQNQNQAYLLAHHINKERILCRRDFPLAIPGCTAKTIGTGAFSVGQIRAGCPPKQVILSKTVPFKVSPSQDSAILSVVTEQGGNQDTTQIEQKAEMKANSVSAKANTTDPPSKSPEELKVSDASLTVQVSKDQKLSNSSGETLSQNLSGGLKGKTTAPLNTDSSNKALPILLPVDRTASAKISPTIMCQDAETASSETMKPSSSTELLPVDDLFCTCPVQQEPGPQLRIKDPQVQKVVVFQSSSPTDDERLRAKGLQLANSKENAVRGGADPSLSKPSPQIQTKYSPRLPVKSERKEEAESKAEGAQGKSHPESQKCPIKSLPILDDPTTPSPSVDKVSTLPARDSKKQSSGKGKSQRSAPFLSFRNLLSATFPARMRRETDERRAQLQKVRQYELEFLEELLKPKSSQGEFLPQGSSPVPSGTPCACQLRTSPVLKAPGISREQRRSCDCKRMCRGMRLPDTPVGSTTETQHRGRERTISKTPPAVSKAPHTQGATRRPQTLEIKTTRIRSTSLESREPRGEQGSCLPTCTSQTDCMGAPQYKKLQRRYSIGELDNSTSTPVYAEVKPKAKSLEKEMERVRATGLRLPTPVEPVHTQSHQAEGKGKKGVFFIQGEELLRESKEGTGEMLLTLPSEDSDDKDKCCSFCFCYRKCEAADESSEKDELSYSIPLQVLPGMELDSRTFPVVSKTLQVLNAEDCSGEEEEEEEEEEEEEPQTQEIDLRACGTLEGSLARVQALQGKIFSLPDGFLNAQLDANELLAILRQCANSPQAEGEARLQPSRIAEYKQELAVRFKEFRASCRRVASVEKSPTRMLAVVTASFQVLCDLTLTFIKLVRGVRSETQRLQLLRKVEEVAINYTLLLRAAEESMGHSSSLPTKTVSPQVSSNTNNMSSLTRPIKTLPAQ